The following are from one region of the Stigmatella ashevillena genome:
- a CDS encoding GNAT family N-acetyltransferase: protein MILRNVTDEDLPIFFEHQRDAVALRMAAFPSRERDAFLTHWRTRVLRPENVTRTIVVGGWVAGYIGSWEQDGKRLVAYWMGREHWGKGIATRALSEFLVLEPIRPLHAWVAVHNVGSIRVLEKCGFRTVAHENPQHADGVAEVLMTLGPK, encoded by the coding sequence GTGATCCTGCGCAACGTTACAGATGAAGACCTCCCGATCTTCTTCGAGCACCAACGGGACGCAGTCGCGCTGCGCATGGCCGCATTCCCGTCGCGGGAACGCGATGCCTTCCTGACCCACTGGCGCACGAGGGTTCTCCGCCCCGAGAACGTGACCCGCACCATCGTCGTTGGCGGCTGGGTCGCTGGGTACATCGGCAGTTGGGAACAGGACGGCAAGCGCCTCGTCGCCTATTGGATGGGTCGCGAGCACTGGGGCAAGGGCATCGCGACACGGGCGCTCTCGGAGTTCCTCGTGCTCGAGCCGATTCGTCCGCTCCATGCGTGGGTCGCTGTCCACAACGTCGGGTCGATCCGCGTCCTCGAGAAGTGTGGCTTCCGCACGGTGGCCCACGAGAACCCGCAGCACGCGGACGGAGTTGCTGAGGTACTCATGACGCTGGGTCCGAAATAG
- a CDS encoding LysR family transcriptional regulator yields MDLEELRAFLDVAETGSFLAAADSLGVSRTTLRRRVEALEARAGVPLLKSTRTGVVLTEAGVVLARRGRLMMQETGALLASLREVGQAPSGVLRVVMPVGLPPHLLAPLFGALRTTYPLLRVHASFSGDPLGEPLDNVDLAVHFGEELPRGSWLSHVVLRLQEGLLASTEYLRRRGVPTSVEELQDHELFSWEAPGEDARLWPTLRGPAFRVEPALITPDIHLIRSCCLAGQGIGLIPSAELADPGGAGDVLVPVLPERVGRERPVRISVPEALCEIPKIKGVLSSLRHFLEPL; encoded by the coding sequence ATGGACCTGGAAGAGCTGCGCGCCTTTCTCGATGTCGCGGAGACGGGCTCGTTTCTGGCTGCCGCGGATTCCTTGGGCGTGTCGCGCACGACCTTGAGGCGCCGCGTTGAAGCGCTGGAGGCCCGCGCCGGCGTGCCGCTGCTCAAGAGCACCCGGACCGGGGTGGTGTTGACCGAGGCCGGCGTGGTGCTCGCGCGGCGTGGACGGCTCATGATGCAGGAGACGGGCGCGCTGCTGGCCTCCTTGCGCGAGGTGGGACAGGCCCCCTCGGGCGTGCTGCGGGTGGTGATGCCCGTCGGGCTCCCGCCGCACCTGCTCGCCCCGCTCTTCGGGGCGTTGCGGACCACCTATCCCCTGCTGCGCGTCCACGCGAGCTTCAGCGGCGACCCTCTGGGCGAACCGCTGGACAACGTGGACCTCGCGGTCCACTTCGGGGAGGAACTTCCCCGGGGGAGCTGGCTCTCGCACGTGGTGCTGCGGCTCCAGGAGGGGTTGCTGGCCAGCACCGAGTACCTGCGGCGCCGGGGCGTCCCCACCTCCGTGGAGGAACTGCAAGACCACGAGCTGTTCTCGTGGGAGGCACCAGGGGAGGACGCGCGCCTCTGGCCGACGCTCCGGGGCCCGGCATTCCGGGTGGAGCCAGCGCTCATCACCCCGGACATCCACCTGATCCGCTCCTGCTGCCTTGCGGGCCAAGGCATCGGCCTGATTCCCAGCGCCGAACTGGCCGATCCGGGCGGGGCGGGAGACGTGCTGGTGCCCGTGCTGCCAGAGCGGGTGGGGCGCGAGCGCCCGGTCCGCATCAGCGTGCCCGAGGCGCTCTGTGAGATCCCCAAGATCAAGGGGGTGCTCTCGTCGCTGCGCCATTTCCTCGAGCCGCTGTGA
- a CDS encoding transposase zinc-binding domain-containing protein, protein MECGVLAHGFARVRCESGKDEFLVAFSCKSRGVCPSCNAKRAHVTAVQWVERVLPDVPYQQWTLSFPHRVRWVLLKDVGLLSDVLTLFLRGVFALQRRRARRQSLRGGPVGAVSFIPFFGSALQVTPHFHSLVPDGVFVPWEGGVRFEPLPPPTQAEVERLLRGGRHRVLLQTYSAHSLQQRLRWTEVDVRLPPRKQPRCAFLEGFSLHAHTHLHANDRQGLERRCRYGARGALALERYGVFAPGAKVRPFLLLQAGAEPGLTEESPAFAATVEEPSKERTRRLDWAGLLKRTFALEVFAWLEVVRVMVEHLGLPPASEHLAPARAPPQSAGC, encoded by the coding sequence CTGGAGTGCGGAGTGCTGGCGCACGGCTTCGCGCGGGTGCGCTGCGAGAGTGGCAAGGACGAGTTTCTCGTCGCCTTCTCGTGCAAGAGCCGAGGGGTGTGTCCCTCCTGCAACGCGAAGCGGGCGCATGTGACGGCAGTGCAGTGGGTGGAGCGGGTGCTGCCGGACGTGCCCTACCAGCAGTGGACGCTGTCCTTTCCGCATCGGGTGCGGTGGGTGCTGCTCAAGGACGTGGGGCTCCTCTCGGACGTCCTCACCCTCTTCCTGCGCGGGGTGTTCGCCCTGCAGCGGCGGAGGGCACGGCGGCAGAGCCTACGTGGCGGGCCGGTTGGGGCCGTGTCGTTCATCCCGTTCTTCGGCTCCGCCTTGCAGGTGACTCCTCATTTCCACTCGCTGGTACCGGACGGCGTCTTCGTGCCGTGGGAGGGCGGCGTGCGCTTCGAGCCGTTGCCGCCGCCCACGCAAGCAGAGGTGGAGCGACTGCTGCGGGGGGGGCGGCACCGGGTGCTGCTGCAGACATACTCGGCGCACTCCCTGCAGCAGCGGCTGCGCTGGACGGAGGTGGATGTGCGGCTCCCTCCCCGAAAACAGCCCCGGTGCGCCTTCCTGGAGGGATTCTCCCTGCACGCCCATACGCACCTGCATGCGAACGACAGGCAAGGACTGGAGCGGCGATGCCGCTACGGAGCACGCGGTGCGCTGGCACTGGAGCGTTACGGCGTCTTTGCCCCAGGCGCGAAAGTGCGTCCATTTCTGCTCCTTCAAGCCGGGGCGGAGCCGGGGCTTACGGAGGAGAGCCCCGCCTTTGCCGCGACGGTGGAGGAGCCGAGCAAGGAGCGCACACGCCGTTTGGACTGGGCCGGGCTGCTGAAAAGGACGTTCGCCCTGGAAGTGTTCGCGTGGCTTGAGGTGGTGAGAGTGATGGTGGAGCACCTGGGGTTGCCCCCGGCGAGTGAGCACCTGGCCCCTGCGCGAGCGCCGCCCCAGAGCGCGGGGTGTTGA
- a CDS encoding FG-GAP repeat domain-containing protein → MPINFPEPHNPLAPAVADVNKDGKLDILVANAESGSATAPSGSLSVFFGNGDATVQSEHYYVGAPFSSNAVVAVDVDNDGWLDAVTVDGQTNLASTNGSISVYRNLGVSAPGRFGMLTSFTTGAPGSIHLCAGDFNQDGFVDIATTSVVTNNVSILLNDGAGNFSASSPLISISATGGVQSSIACRDLDGDNDPDIVVTSPSSARLSILINQGNASFAPPVAYANSQNGQTAGIAFGDADGDGKLDIFSNGAAGAYLFVFKGAGNGTVASGVGSSTGASAVANSALGVVASDFNGDGKFDAYILVTTTTGGVRPMTGSGTGTFTAGTLVTTGSSPGLNAIAIADLNVDGYDDLILTNKGSSTLTIVPNGL, encoded by the coding sequence GTGCCGATCAACTTTCCCGAACCGCATAATCCGCTCGCTCCAGCAGTCGCGGACGTGAATAAAGACGGAAAGCTCGATATCTTGGTCGCCAATGCCGAATCCGGCTCGGCCACGGCCCCCTCCGGATCGCTCTCCGTGTTTTTTGGCAATGGCGACGCAACCGTCCAGTCCGAGCATTACTACGTTGGCGCTCCGTTTTCGAGCAATGCCGTCGTGGCTGTCGATGTGGACAACGACGGGTGGCTCGATGCAGTCACGGTCGACGGCCAAACCAACCTGGCATCGACGAACGGGAGCATCAGCGTTTACCGCAATCTCGGCGTGAGTGCCCCTGGAAGGTTCGGGATGCTCACGAGCTTCACCACCGGCGCTCCGGGATCCATTCACCTTTGCGCGGGAGATTTCAACCAGGATGGGTTTGTCGACATCGCGACGACCAGCGTGGTGACAAACAATGTGAGCATCCTGTTGAATGACGGCGCGGGCAATTTCAGTGCGTCCTCGCCGCTCATTTCCATCTCAGCCACGGGCGGCGTGCAATCGAGCATCGCTTGCCGAGACTTGGATGGTGACAATGATCCCGATATCGTCGTGACGAGTCCCTCCTCGGCGCGTTTAAGTATCCTCATCAATCAAGGCAATGCTTCATTCGCACCCCCTGTTGCCTACGCCAATAGCCAAAATGGCCAAACGGCAGGCATTGCATTTGGCGACGCTGACGGAGACGGGAAACTCGACATCTTTTCGAATGGCGCGGCTGGAGCGTATCTGTTCGTCTTCAAAGGCGCTGGCAACGGGACAGTGGCATCCGGTGTGGGATCGTCTACAGGAGCCTCGGCCGTCGCCAACTCCGCCTTGGGGGTCGTCGCCAGTGACTTTAATGGCGATGGGAAGTTCGATGCGTACATCCTGGTCACCACGACGACGGGGGGTGTTCGTCCCATGACGGGCAGCGGCACGGGAACGTTCACCGCCGGGACGCTCGTCACGACGGGCAGCTCACCAGGCCTCAACGCGATTGCCATTGCCGACTTGAATGTCGACGGATACGACGATCTCATCTTGACCAACAAGGGTTCCTCGACCCTGACCATCGTCCCCAACGGCCTCTGA
- a CDS encoding DUF2381 family protein — MSLPLRAVFLGLVLLGATKATARPGPLQCEPDVRHILLEPVGAGSPPPEVCIQAGKATTLLFDRAVRPGEVRLEGRARFRQVEAMGSILVLVPGETLTPGMRLRLEVPFREAGEAAAFVLVASSLAERQVEVSHVSRAAEGLFGEELRTELQQCRQRLTEAETWWARSQNLAGAVSHFWLSDTLSSLNLQAAAHAAQAPGFPWISEFFAYRAAAHERALRMGLRPRAGAPPWKPVQATLQGPSGEPPVTLEILNPPALPNRGQELLLHVPSSQDDEHPGPFTLVLVSKGAPPWIIPGVRFP; from the coding sequence ATGTCCCTTCCCCTTCGCGCAGTCTTCCTGGGGCTCGTCCTTCTCGGGGCCACGAAGGCCACCGCGAGGCCCGGCCCGCTCCAGTGCGAGCCCGACGTGCGCCACATCCTCCTGGAGCCCGTCGGCGCGGGGAGCCCTCCGCCCGAGGTGTGCATCCAGGCGGGGAAGGCCACCACGCTGCTGTTCGACCGGGCCGTGCGCCCCGGCGAAGTCCGGCTGGAGGGCCGCGCGCGCTTCCGGCAGGTGGAGGCCATGGGCAGCATCCTCGTGCTGGTGCCGGGCGAAACGCTCACCCCGGGCATGCGCTTGCGGCTGGAGGTGCCCTTCCGCGAGGCGGGGGAGGCCGCGGCCTTTGTCCTGGTGGCCTCTTCCCTGGCCGAGCGCCAGGTCGAAGTCTCCCATGTGAGCCGGGCGGCAGAGGGGCTCTTCGGCGAGGAGCTGCGGACCGAGTTGCAGCAGTGCCGCCAACGGCTCACGGAGGCCGAAACATGGTGGGCGCGGAGCCAGAACCTCGCGGGGGCGGTGAGCCACTTCTGGCTGAGCGACACGCTCTCCAGCCTGAATCTGCAAGCGGCGGCCCACGCCGCGCAGGCACCGGGCTTCCCCTGGATCAGCGAGTTCTTCGCCTATCGCGCGGCTGCCCACGAGCGTGCCCTGCGCATGGGCCTGCGCCCCCGCGCGGGGGCTCCGCCCTGGAAACCCGTCCAGGCCACCTTGCAGGGCCCCTCCGGCGAACCGCCCGTGACGCTGGAGATCCTGAACCCCCCCGCCCTGCCCAACAGGGGCCAGGAGCTCCTCCTGCACGTGCCCTCCTCGCAGGACGACGAGCACCCGGGGCCCTTCACCCTCGTGCTCGTCAGCAAGGGGGCGCCGCCGTGGATCATCCCGGGGGTGCGCTTCCCCTGA
- a CDS encoding RES family NAD+ phosphorylase yields the protein MAKPPGRLWRLSTVKYAATALDGEGARRVGGRWNSPGRRSVYLSEHLSLAALEVLVHFTKATAPDHLAIALDVPDDIAVYELPLSALPADWRAEEAPPSTQHLGDAWLQRAAEPLMRVPSVIVPEESNFVLNPSHPDAARIKSLAPVRFTFDPRLLKT from the coding sequence ATGGCTAAGCCCCCCGGCCGACTGTGGCGTTTGAGCACGGTCAAGTACGCCGCGACAGCTTTGGACGGAGAGGGCGCGCGACGGGTAGGCGGCCGGTGGAACAGTCCTGGACGCAGGTCCGTCTATCTTTCCGAGCACCTCTCGCTGGCCGCGTTGGAGGTGCTCGTCCATTTCACCAAGGCGACGGCGCCCGACCATCTGGCGATCGCGCTCGATGTTCCCGATGACATTGCTGTCTATGAGCTGCCGTTGAGTGCGCTCCCTGCGGATTGGCGTGCCGAAGAGGCTCCCCCGTCCACCCAACACTTGGGGGACGCATGGCTCCAGCGAGCGGCCGAGCCGCTCATGCGCGTGCCCTCTGTCATCGTCCCAGAGGAATCCAATTTCGTCCTCAACCCGTCCCATCCGGACGCCGCGCGTATCAAGAGTCTCGCCCCCGTCCGCTTCACCTTCGATCCGCGGCTCCTCAAGACTTGA
- a CDS encoding dienelactone hydrolase family protein, with the protein MRDIGRRLAAEGYAVLVPNPFLAWLDQQPQVNTRAKIGVQGYCMGGPLTFRTAALSERVGVVASFHGGFLVTPAPDSPHLLAPKLKAEMLIAVAANDDERDPQAKVKLKEAFDAAQVKNTIEVYGAQHGWCVKDMASGI; encoded by the coding sequence ATGCGCGACATCGGCCGGCGGCTGGCGGCCGAGGGCTACGCCGTTCTTGTACCCAACCCCTTCCTGGCCTGGCTGGACCAGCAGCCCCAGGTGAACACGCGCGCCAAGATCGGGGTGCAGGGCTACTGCATGGGCGGGCCGCTGACCTTCCGCACCGCCGCGCTGTCGGAGCGGGTGGGAGTGGTCGCCTCGTTCCACGGCGGTTTCCTGGTCACCCCGGCGCCTGACAGCCCCCATCTGCTGGCCCCGAAACTCAAGGCCGAGATGCTGATCGCCGTCGCCGCCAACGACGACGAGCGCGACCCGCAGGCCAAGGTCAAGCTCAAGGAGGCGTTCGACGCCGCCCAGGTGAAGAACACAATCGAGGTCTACGGCGCCCAGCACGGCTGGTGCGTGAAGGACATGGCCAGCGGCATCTAA
- a CDS encoding CHRD domain-containing protein: MLPAQAKDPALGTTLFTVYEAYLSPAQEPGEESETPKLLEKSLGATAPSTPREQRKSRGHGQLRFSKDLSKAYVDVQIEGVDAANILMFHIHCGPPGVLGPVVVDLGEQGDLSKTLAGGKLSLELTNKNITYIRDMKGMKPGLPESCPAELGFAAQTKTLAGLEYLARKGVLYFNLHTRAHTYYGEMRGQIYAAQP; this comes from the coding sequence ATGCTGCCGGCCCAGGCCAAGGATCCGGCGCTCGGCACCACGCTCTTCACCGTGTACGAGGCGTACCTGAGCCCCGCCCAGGAGCCGGGTGAAGAGTCCGAGACGCCGAAGCTGCTGGAGAAGAGCTTGGGGGCCACGGCGCCCTCGACGCCGCGCGAGCAGCGCAAGTCCAGGGGCCATGGCCAGCTCCGGTTCTCGAAAGACCTGAGCAAGGCGTACGTCGACGTCCAGATCGAGGGGGTGGACGCCGCCAACATCCTCATGTTCCACATTCACTGTGGGCCGCCGGGAGTGCTCGGCCCCGTCGTCGTGGACCTCGGGGAGCAGGGAGACCTGTCGAAGACGCTCGCCGGCGGCAAGCTCTCGTTGGAGCTCACGAACAAGAACATCACCTACATAAGAGACATGAAGGGAATGAAGCCCGGGCTGCCCGAGAGCTGTCCCGCGGAGCTGGGGTTCGCGGCCCAGACCAAGACCTTGGCGGGCCTGGAGTATCTGGCGCGCAAGGGCGTGCTCTATTTCAACCTCCACACCCGGGCGCACACCTACTACGGAGAGATGCGAGGTCAGATCTACGCCGCACAGCCGTAG
- a CDS encoding helix-turn-helix domain-containing protein: MEKPLASILGTAARNARVRAGLTQEDVAERIGMASEVYGRMERGQMLPRVENLRRLCLVLKVSPHEFLGLEELAGPPASPSWGEIRPRSDDTADLRRLLRRLRKLTSHQVKLLSLIAGAMVNRNRPAKGRK, from the coding sequence ATGGAAAAACCCCTCGCGAGCATTCTGGGAACCGCGGCGCGGAACGCCCGGGTCCGTGCGGGATTGACGCAGGAGGACGTGGCCGAGCGCATTGGCATGGCCTCGGAGGTGTATGGGCGCATGGAGCGGGGGCAGATGCTGCCGCGCGTGGAAAACCTGCGGCGCCTGTGCTTGGTCCTCAAGGTGTCTCCGCACGAGTTCCTCGGACTGGAGGAACTGGCTGGCCCGCCTGCATCTCCCTCTTGGGGGGAGATCCGTCCCCGCTCGGATGACACCGCGGACCTGCGGCGGCTCCTGCGCCGGTTGCGCAAGCTCACCTCCCATCAGGTGAAGCTGCTGAGCCTCATCGCCGGCGCCATGGTGAACCGCAACCGTCCCGCCAAGGGGCGCAAGTAG
- a CDS encoding glycoside hydrolase family 31 protein: MVNRLLFRLGTACSLCLSLATAQAQPAPAAQATPTAAPQFLTAVASVRALDEGLEARSGEALLRVSALRDDVLRVRISPGPTLPEDASWAVLPEARTRRIKVTALPDSPQAAGFQTAALEVRLEKNPMRLVILDRQGQVLSADALNRPTQFVGGGFQVTKEMPLDEHYFGLGDKPGPLDRRDMAFTMWNTDAYRHQESTDPLYKSIPFFMAVRAGRSHGILLDNTWRSNFNFGKQWHDAYSFGSDGGPLDYYVLYGPAPKKVLEAYAFLTGPSPLPPLWALGFNQSRFSYEPDSQVREIAARLRSDRVPSDVIFLDIDFQEQKRPFTIDKKKFPDLPGLLKELHQQNFHLVTVTDLHVPALPNAGYAPYDTGVAGNHFIHNPDGSIFTGPVWPGPSAFPDFTRAPTRAWWGALHKDFVKMGVDGFWNDMNEPSVFETPLKTMPRESVHRIEEPGFAPRSATHAELHNVLGTQNARATYDGLLKLKPDERPFVLTRATYAGGQRYAITWTGDNSATWNHLRLSTPMLLNLGLSGFSFAGVDSGGFSGSPSPELLTRWTQVAAFNPLHRNHSEKYMAPHEVWANGPGPLAVRRAAIETRYRLMPYLYTLAEETSRTGIPMMRPLFLEFPDAAADKHPLDLWAGNQFLLGRSIMVVPPPYADALDAYRPTLPQVEWFDFWTGKKVVKEKENATDPDTKPLVAPKITPTLEVLPVFVRAGSILPLQPLVQSTNEKPQGPLELRVYPGPDCQGSLYLDDGRTFAYKKGAFLRQEFTCEASDGNVRVKLAPPTGKYAPWWKSFEVVVYDWASEGATATLASGGKLTPRYDAPSRTLRITVPATAQGAELRLTKAVP, translated from the coding sequence ATGGTCAATCGCTTGCTGTTCCGTCTGGGTACGGCGTGCTCGCTGTGCCTGTCGCTGGCCACCGCCCAAGCTCAACCGGCTCCCGCGGCCCAGGCCACGCCCACCGCGGCCCCTCAATTCCTCACCGCCGTGGCCTCGGTCCGCGCCCTGGACGAAGGCCTCGAGGCCCGCTCCGGAGAAGCGCTCCTGCGGGTCTCCGCGCTCCGGGATGACGTGCTCCGGGTGCGCATCAGCCCCGGGCCCACACTGCCGGAAGATGCCTCCTGGGCCGTGCTGCCCGAGGCCCGCACGCGCCGCATCAAGGTCACCGCCCTGCCGGACAGCCCGCAAGCCGCGGGCTTCCAGACGGCCGCCCTCGAGGTGCGTCTGGAGAAGAACCCGATGCGGCTCGTCATCCTGGACCGCCAGGGCCAGGTGCTCTCCGCCGATGCCCTGAACCGCCCCACGCAGTTCGTGGGCGGCGGCTTCCAGGTCACCAAGGAGATGCCCCTGGACGAGCACTACTTCGGCCTCGGCGACAAGCCCGGCCCGCTCGACCGCCGGGACATGGCCTTCACCATGTGGAACACCGACGCCTACCGCCACCAGGAGTCGACGGATCCGCTCTACAAGAGCATCCCCTTCTTCATGGCGGTGCGGGCCGGGCGCAGCCACGGCATCCTGCTGGACAACACGTGGCGCTCGAACTTCAACTTCGGCAAGCAGTGGCACGACGCCTATTCCTTCGGCTCCGATGGCGGCCCGCTGGACTACTACGTCCTCTATGGCCCCGCGCCGAAGAAGGTCCTCGAGGCCTATGCTTTCCTGACGGGCCCCTCGCCGCTGCCCCCGCTCTGGGCGTTGGGCTTCAATCAGTCGCGCTTCAGCTACGAGCCCGACTCCCAGGTGCGTGAGATTGCCGCGCGGTTGCGCTCGGACCGCGTCCCCTCGGACGTCATCTTCCTGGACATCGACTTCCAGGAGCAGAAGCGCCCCTTCACCATCGACAAGAAGAAGTTCCCGGACCTGCCCGGCCTCCTGAAGGAGCTCCACCAGCAGAACTTCCACCTCGTCACCGTCACGGACCTCCACGTCCCGGCGCTGCCCAACGCGGGCTATGCGCCGTATGACACGGGCGTTGCGGGCAACCACTTCATCCACAACCCGGACGGCAGCATCTTCACCGGCCCGGTGTGGCCCGGTCCCTCGGCCTTCCCGGACTTCACGCGGGCGCCGACACGCGCGTGGTGGGGCGCACTGCACAAGGACTTCGTGAAGATGGGCGTGGATGGGTTCTGGAACGACATGAACGAGCCCTCGGTCTTCGAGACGCCCCTGAAAACCATGCCCCGCGAGTCCGTGCACCGCATCGAGGAGCCGGGCTTCGCGCCCCGCAGCGCCACGCACGCGGAACTCCACAACGTCCTGGGAACGCAGAACGCGCGCGCCACCTACGACGGGCTCTTGAAGCTGAAGCCCGACGAGCGGCCCTTCGTGCTGACGCGGGCCACCTACGCGGGAGGCCAGCGCTACGCCATCACCTGGACAGGGGACAACAGCGCCACCTGGAACCACCTGCGCCTGAGCACGCCCATGCTCTTGAACCTGGGCTTGAGCGGCTTCTCCTTCGCGGGAGTGGACTCAGGAGGCTTCTCGGGCTCGCCCTCGCCGGAGCTGCTGACGCGCTGGACACAGGTGGCCGCGTTCAACCCGCTGCACCGCAACCACTCCGAGAAGTACATGGCCCCCCACGAGGTGTGGGCCAACGGCCCCGGGCCCCTGGCCGTGCGCCGCGCCGCCATCGAGACGCGCTACCGGCTGATGCCCTACCTCTACACGCTGGCGGAGGAGACCTCGCGCACCGGCATTCCGATGATGCGGCCCTTGTTCCTCGAGTTCCCCGACGCGGCGGCGGACAAGCACCCGCTGGACCTGTGGGCGGGCAACCAGTTCCTGCTGGGCCGGAGCATCATGGTGGTGCCGCCGCCCTACGCCGATGCGCTGGACGCCTACCGGCCCACGCTGCCGCAGGTGGAGTGGTTCGACTTCTGGACAGGGAAGAAGGTGGTGAAGGAGAAGGAGAACGCCACGGACCCGGACACCAAGCCGCTGGTGGCGCCGAAAATCACCCCCACGCTCGAGGTGCTGCCAGTGTTCGTGCGCGCGGGCAGCATCCTGCCGTTGCAGCCGCTGGTGCAGAGCACCAACGAGAAGCCACAGGGCCCGCTGGAGCTGCGCGTCTACCCGGGCCCCGACTGCCAGGGCAGCCTCTACCTGGATGACGGCCGGACCTTTGCCTACAAGAAGGGCGCCTTCCTGCGGCAGGAGTTCACCTGCGAGGCGAGCGACGGGAACGTGCGGGTGAAGCTGGCCCCGCCCACGGGCAAGTACGCGCCGTGGTGGAAGAGCTTCGAGGTGGTGGTCTACGACTGGGCCTCGGAGGGCGCCACAGCCACGCTGGCCTCGGGCGGCAAGCTCACCCCGCGTTACGACGCGCCCTCACGCACCCTGCGCATCACCGTGCCGGCCACCGCCCAGGGCGCGGAGCTGCGCCTGACGAAGGCGGTCCCGTAA
- a CDS encoding DUF2156 domain-containing protein: MTLPLHPSEPDVDDARERVLVLLKRHGWNATSFQVLQPGFRYWFAPEGDGCIAYVDTGGAWVAGGGPIAAPGRVRDVVEGFHRAARSEGRRVSFFATESRFSQLVPFEELPIGEQPVWDPSQWEKVVRGSRSLREQLRRARAHGVRVRAVPAEVMETEGHPLRAAVEMLAEHWLASRRMATMGFLVGLAPGAFARERWAFVAEVEDRVVGFLSVTPVYARGGWFLQDLLREPKAPNGTAETLVDAAMRAAAENGRRYVTLGLAPLAGPVRPWLRFARNAGRPLFDFEGLRAFKAKFRPDGWVTLFLSHPKDEPAPWAVYDALRAFARGSLVRFGWVTLLRRPRFFVRTLTALLVPWTALLALPMSARWFPSPWVQHGWVVFDVGLIVGLLMLLRRWRDGLATLLGRLTTADACLTLVQAVAFNAARAKGPWDWSIIVASVLAPATASAMLLRSRDLRVPEP, translated from the coding sequence ATGACGCTTCCTTTACACCCTTCCGAACCGGACGTGGACGACGCGCGCGAGCGGGTGCTGGTGTTGCTCAAGCGCCACGGTTGGAACGCGACGTCCTTCCAGGTGTTGCAGCCGGGCTTCCGCTACTGGTTCGCGCCGGAAGGAGACGGCTGCATCGCGTACGTGGACACGGGGGGCGCGTGGGTGGCGGGAGGCGGCCCCATCGCCGCGCCGGGGCGGGTGCGCGACGTGGTGGAGGGCTTCCACCGAGCGGCCCGGAGCGAGGGGCGGCGCGTGAGCTTCTTCGCCACGGAGTCGCGCTTCTCCCAGCTCGTGCCCTTCGAGGAACTTCCCATTGGCGAACAGCCGGTATGGGATCCCTCCCAATGGGAGAAGGTGGTGCGAGGCAGCCGCAGCCTGCGTGAGCAGCTGCGCCGAGCGCGCGCACACGGTGTCCGCGTGCGCGCGGTGCCTGCGGAGGTGATGGAGACGGAAGGACATCCGCTGCGCGCGGCGGTGGAGATGCTGGCGGAGCACTGGCTGGCGTCGCGCCGCATGGCGACCATGGGCTTCCTGGTGGGGCTGGCCCCGGGCGCCTTCGCCCGAGAGCGCTGGGCCTTCGTGGCGGAGGTGGAAGACCGCGTGGTGGGCTTCCTGTCGGTGACACCCGTGTACGCGCGCGGCGGTTGGTTCCTCCAGGATTTGCTGCGCGAACCGAAGGCACCCAACGGCACGGCGGAGACGCTGGTGGACGCCGCGATGAGGGCCGCAGCGGAGAACGGGCGCCGCTACGTGACGCTGGGGTTGGCGCCGCTCGCGGGTCCGGTGCGGCCGTGGCTGCGGTTCGCGCGCAACGCGGGGCGCCCCCTCTTCGACTTCGAGGGACTGCGCGCCTTCAAGGCGAAGTTCCGCCCCGATGGATGGGTGACGCTGTTCCTCTCCCATCCGAAGGACGAACCGGCGCCATGGGCGGTGTACGACGCGCTCCGGGCGTTCGCGCGCGGAAGCCTGGTGCGCTTCGGGTGGGTGACGCTGCTGCGTCGGCCGCGCTTCTTCGTGCGCACGCTGACGGCGCTGCTGGTGCCGTGGACAGCGCTGCTGGCGTTGCCCATGAGCGCGCGTTGGTTCCCGTCGCCGTGGGTACAGCACGGCTGGGTGGTGTTCGACGTGGGACTCATCGTGGGGCTGCTCATGCTGCTGCGCCGTTGGCGTGACGGGCTGGCCACGCTGCTGGGCAGGCTCACCACGGCGGACGCATGTCTCACGCTGGTGCAGGCCGTCGCCTTCAACGCCGCCCGGGCGAAGGGCCCCTGGGACTGGAGCATCATCGTCGCGTCGGTGCTGGCCCCCGCCACCGCGTCCGCCATGTTGTTGCGCTCGCGTGATCTGCGCGTCCCGGAACCCTAA
- the parS gene encoding type II RES/Xre toxin-antitoxin system antitoxin: MLHVRSITQLLGGKKVLKPEPTTTAELMAAIDAGLPYASLEFVAEKVGLETLEAQSEVLGIPTRTLQRRAEKGKLGPSESELTVRLARVAQRAEDVLEDMGKAYQWLREPNAALGGKKPLELIRTDLGTRMVEDVLTRIEYSVYG, from the coding sequence ATGCTGCATGTTCGCTCGATTACCCAGCTCCTCGGAGGGAAGAAGGTTCTCAAGCCGGAGCCCACCACCACGGCCGAGCTCATGGCCGCGATTGATGCCGGTCTTCCCTACGCCTCGCTGGAGTTCGTGGCCGAGAAGGTGGGGCTTGAGACGCTCGAAGCACAATCCGAAGTCCTGGGCATCCCCACGAGGACCCTTCAGCGCCGCGCGGAGAAGGGCAAGCTGGGCCCCTCCGAGTCGGAGCTGACCGTCCGTCTGGCGCGGGTGGCCCAGCGCGCCGAGGACGTTCTCGAGGACATGGGGAAGGCGTATCAGTGGCTGCGCGAGCCCAATGCGGCACTCGGAGGCAAAAAGCCGCTCGAGCTCATCCGGACAGACCTCGGCACGCGCATGGTGGAGGACGTCCTGACGCGCATCGAGTACTCGGTTTATGGCTAA